One Deltaproteobacteria bacterium genomic window carries:
- a CDS encoding sigma-54 dependent transcriptional regulator, with product MSKPKIIIVDDEKSMRDFLSILFSKDGYEVSAFANAAEAIKQFETSGADLVITDLKMPGSISGLDLLKRLKEIEPAVTVIMLTAYASVDTAIEAMKAGAYDYFTKPFNVEEIRIQVKRALERMAMEKENFVLKKGFKAKHGFAGMVGESPQMGEVYQAVMSVASTKASVLISGESGTGKELVARAVHDEGARKDKPFVCINCGAIPETLLESELFGYVKGAFTGASANKQGLVELAEGGTLFLDEITEMPLNLQVKLLRFIQERNIRRIGGTSDIQVDIRIIAATNRDIEAEVKAGRFREDLYYRLNVIRIDVPPLRERASDIPALVRYFLEKYCREHSKNISSVSGRAMELLMDYGFPGNVRELENAIERGVTLEAGAVLDAESLPPSIRRAASATAPRGEGNAALSGFAATLSEEMKPDIAPGGIDLDKVVADFEKTIIEKALDAAKGGKKKAAELLGISFRSMRYKLAKYGKDDE from the coding sequence ATGTCAAAACCGAAAATAATAATCGTTGACGACGAAAAAAGCATGAGGGATTTCCTATCCATACTTTTCTCAAAGGACGGCTACGAGGTGTCAGCGTTTGCCAATGCAGCCGAGGCCATAAAGCAGTTCGAGACCTCCGGGGCCGACCTCGTAATAACGGATCTCAAGATGCCTGGCTCGATTAGCGGCCTGGACCTGCTAAAGCGCCTTAAGGAGATAGAGCCTGCCGTAACGGTCATAATGCTTACAGCGTATGCATCCGTGGACACTGCCATAGAGGCCATGAAGGCCGGGGCTTATGATTACTTCACAAAGCCGTTTAATGTCGAGGAAATCCGCATACAGGTGAAGCGGGCGCTCGAGCGGATGGCGATGGAGAAGGAAAACTTCGTTCTAAAGAAGGGTTTCAAGGCAAAGCACGGTTTTGCCGGCATGGTTGGAGAGAGCCCGCAGATGGGTGAAGTTTATCAGGCCGTGATGAGTGTGGCTTCGACAAAGGCGAGCGTGCTTATTTCTGGCGAGAGCGGCACCGGTAAGGAACTTGTCGCAAGGGCCGTGCACGATGAGGGGGCGCGTAAAGACAAACCTTTTGTATGCATCAACTGCGGCGCCATTCCCGAAACGCTTCTCGAAAGCGAGCTCTTCGGGTACGTTAAAGGCGCTTTTACCGGCGCATCCGCCAATAAGCAGGGGCTTGTCGAGCTTGCAGAAGGCGGAACCCTCTTTCTCGACGAGATAACCGAGATGCCGCTGAATCTTCAGGTAAAGCTTTTAAGGTTCATCCAGGAGAGGAATATAAGGCGCATCGGCGGGACCTCGGATATCCAGGTCGACATCCGTATCATCGCAGCGACCAACAGGGATATCGAGGCAGAGGTCAAGGCAGGCCGCTTCAGGGAAGACCTTTACTACCGCTTGAACGTCATACGCATAGACGTGCCGCCGTTAAGAGAGAGGGCAAGCGATATACCCGCCCTTGTAAGATATTTTCTCGAAAAGTACTGCCGCGAGCATTCGAAGAACATCTCGTCGGTATCGGGCAGGGCAATGGAGCTTTTGATGGATTACGGTTTCCCGGGCAACGTTAGGGAACTCGAGAATGCTATTGAGCGGGGCGTTACGCTTGAGGCCGGGGCAGTGCTCGATGCCGAGAGCCTTCCGCCGTCTATAAGGAGGGCGGCTTCTGCCACGGCGCCAAGGGGAGAGGGAAATGCGGCATTGTCAGGTTTTGCGGCAACGCTTTCAGAGGAAATGAAGCCCGATATCGCTCCTGGAGGCATAGACCTTGATAAAGTGGTTGCTGATTTCGAAAAGACAATAATAGAAAAGGCCCTTGATGCGGCTAAAGGCGGAAAGAAGAAGGCAGCAGAGCTTCTTGGTATAAGTTTTCGCTCCATGCGTTATAAACTTGCAAAGTACGGCAAGGACGATGAGTGA
- a CDS encoding transcriptional repressor, which translates to MTSAENAKLDSFSSFLRKKDLKSTQQRHVIAATFFSITTHINLEELLKKVKKKNPNVGFATVYRTMKLLLEGGLAVERHFGDGQTRYENVPEDGHHDHLICVKCSDIVEFTNQKIEKLQEETARKHDFKVVRHKLELYGYCRKCR; encoded by the coding sequence ATGACTTCGGCAGAGAACGCAAAACTCGACAGCTTTTCGAGCTTTCTAAGGAAGAAGGACCTTAAGTCCACGCAGCAGCGCCATGTCATCGCTGCCACGTTTTTTTCAATCACCACGCACATCAATCTCGAAGAACTTCTGAAAAAGGTAAAGAAGAAGAACCCAAATGTCGGGTTTGCAACGGTCTACCGCACCATGAAGCTTCTTCTGGAGGGGGGGCTGGCTGTAGAGCGCCACTTCGGGGACGGACAGACAAGGTATGAGAATGTGCCCGAGGACGGGCACCACGACCATCTTATTTGCGTCAAATGCTCCGATATAGTCGAGTTCACGAACCAGAAGATAGAGAAGCTCCAGGAGGAGACCGCCAGGAAACACGATTTCAAGGTAGTGAGGCACAAGCTCGAGCTCTACGGTTATTGCCGTAAGTGCAGGTAG
- the feoB gene encoding ferrous iron transport protein B has product MLEHNLNTKVALVGNPNVGKSVIFGVLTGAYANVSNYPGTTVEVSRGSAEIKGKKCLIIDTPGVNSIVPASEDERVTRDILLNDHIDYIALVADSKNLKRALVIATELAEMSVPCALALNMYDEAGERGIHVDAALLEKKLSIPVVPVIATQRWNVDKFKERVFDGAVPLLSVQYPPAIEAALDSIVKLLPASFKAARAVALMLLGGDKTLEGWVRDASGEQARLAIEEIRKNAAKRYAEPLGYIINKERLRYADSIVKDTVRAETKGAGPLKDKLGTLSMHPVWGFVFLALVLGAMYGFVGVLGAGYAVDFITSAIFGKYLVPWTSRVVEYVVGPGFIKDLLVGPYGLVSMAFTYAIAIVLPIVGSFFIFFGLLEDSGYLPRLAVMVDRAFRRMGLNGKAVLPMVLGLGCGTMATMTARILETRKERIIVTLLLALGIPCSAQLGVIMGMLSAISLWGALVWCVSIIIVIVIVSYLASLIVKGGTSDFVLEIPPFRAPKPSNIALKTLVRVEWYLKEAVPLFILGTLTLFTADKLGLVSLMERWSAPLFETLLSLPREVASPFVLGFLRRDYGAAGLFMLQKNGLLDGVQTVVSLVTMTLFVPCIANFFMIIKERGIKVAFWMALFIFPAAVLAGALLNFILRLFGAAF; this is encoded by the coding sequence ATGCTGGAGCATAACTTAAATACAAAGGTAGCGCTTGTAGGTAACCCGAATGTCGGTAAAAGCGTCATATTCGGCGTGCTTACCGGCGCTTATGCCAACGTGTCCAATTATCCGGGCACTACAGTCGAGGTGTCTCGCGGAAGCGCCGAGATAAAAGGGAAAAAATGCCTCATTATAGACACCCCGGGCGTTAACTCAATCGTGCCTGCTTCCGAAGACGAACGCGTCACGCGCGACATACTTCTTAATGATCACATAGACTATATAGCCCTTGTTGCTGATTCGAAAAACCTTAAAAGGGCGCTTGTCATAGCAACCGAGCTTGCAGAGATGTCCGTGCCGTGCGCCCTGGCCCTTAATATGTACGACGAGGCAGGGGAGCGCGGCATACATGTGGACGCGGCCTTGCTCGAAAAAAAGCTCTCCATTCCGGTCGTGCCTGTTATTGCAACGCAGAGGTGGAATGTTGACAAGTTTAAGGAAAGAGTGTTTGACGGCGCTGTGCCGCTCTTAAGCGTGCAGTATCCGCCTGCCATAGAGGCTGCGCTCGATTCTATTGTAAAGCTGCTGCCGGCTTCTTTCAAGGCCGCAAGGGCCGTGGCCCTTATGCTTCTTGGCGGAGATAAAACCCTGGAGGGGTGGGTGCGGGATGCCTCCGGCGAGCAGGCAAGGCTTGCCATAGAAGAGATACGTAAAAACGCGGCAAAACGGTATGCCGAGCCGCTTGGCTATATAATAAATAAGGAACGTCTAAGGTATGCGGACTCGATAGTCAAGGATACCGTAAGGGCCGAGACAAAGGGCGCGGGCCCGCTAAAGGACAAGCTCGGCACGCTCTCGATGCACCCGGTCTGGGGCTTTGTCTTTCTGGCTCTTGTGCTTGGCGCGATGTACGGTTTTGTCGGAGTGCTTGGAGCGGGGTATGCAGTTGACTTCATAACATCCGCTATCTTCGGTAAATACCTTGTTCCGTGGACCTCGCGCGTTGTCGAGTATGTAGTTGGCCCCGGCTTTATAAAAGACCTGCTTGTTGGCCCTTACGGGCTCGTGAGCATGGCGTTTACCTACGCAATCGCCATAGTGCTTCCGATAGTCGGTTCGTTCTTCATATTCTTCGGGCTTCTTGAGGATTCGGGCTACCTGCCGCGTCTTGCGGTCATGGTGGACAGGGCATTTCGGCGCATGGGGCTAAACGGCAAGGCCGTTCTTCCGATGGTTCTTGGGCTCGGCTGCGGCACCATGGCAACGATGACAGCGAGGATTCTCGAGACGAGAAAGGAGCGCATCATAGTGACGCTTCTACTCGCGCTCGGCATCCCTTGTTCTGCGCAGCTTGGCGTCATCATGGGCATGCTCTCGGCAATCTCTTTATGGGGCGCGCTCGTATGGTGCGTGAGCATTATCATAGTGATTGTCATAGTGTCCTACCTCGCGTCGCTTATAGTAAAGGGCGGCACCTCGGATTTTGTTTTGGAGATACCGCCGTTTCGCGCTCCAAAGCCATCGAATATCGCCCTTAAAACGCTTGTGCGGGTGGAGTGGTATTTAAAAGAAGCCGTGCCGCTTTTTATTCTCGGCACGCTCACGCTTTTTACTGCCGATAAGCTCGGGCTTGTCTCTCTTATGGAGAGATGGAGCGCGCCGCTTTTCGAAACGCTTCTCTCGCTTCCCAGGGAAGTCGCTTCCCCGTTCGTGCTCGGGTTTTTAAGGCGTGATTACGGCGCAGCCGGGCTCTTTATGCTCCAGAAAAACGGGCTGCTCGACGGCGTGCAAACGGTAGTGAGCCTCGTTACCATGACGCTTTTTGTTCCGTGCATAGCAAACTTCTTCATGATAATAAAGGAGCGGGGCATTAAAGTGGCGTTCTGGATGGCCCTTTTCATATTCCCGGCAGCGGTACTTGCAGGAGCGCTGCTGAATTTTATTTTGCGGCTCTTTGGCGCAGCATTTTAA
- a CDS encoding metal-dependent transcriptional regulator translates to MADERAVEEVLEFIWAKGEEGADSIKELLCVDEVQRTGGDLETIKEMERDGLVTVNKDSVSLTEKGAVLAKGVVRRHRLAERLLADVLDVHDEETLERHACSFEHSLSAAVADSICTLLGHPPSCPHGLPIPKGECCTRGAERIRPLVLPLLDIDAGESVRIAFIAPKTFKRIEKLGSMGLVPGSVIKLVQKRPAYVIKLAETTVAIEEDIAADIFVKQLR, encoded by the coding sequence ATGGCAGACGAGCGGGCTGTTGAAGAGGTTCTCGAGTTCATATGGGCAAAGGGCGAGGAAGGCGCGGACTCTATAAAGGAACTCCTCTGTGTTGACGAAGTGCAGCGCACCGGAGGCGACCTGGAGACCATAAAGGAGATGGAGCGAGACGGCCTGGTAACGGTCAATAAGGATTCCGTAAGCCTTACCGAAAAGGGCGCGGTGCTGGCAAAGGGTGTAGTGCGGCGGCACAGGCTTGCCGAGCGTCTTCTTGCCGACGTGCTCGACGTTCACGACGAAGAAACGCTTGAGCGCCACGCCTGCAGCTTCGAGCATTCTCTCTCGGCCGCGGTTGCCGACAGTATCTGTACTCTCCTTGGGCATCCGCCTTCGTGCCCGCACGGGCTTCCCATACCAAAGGGCGAGTGTTGCACAAGGGGGGCCGAAAGGATACGGCCTCTGGTGCTTCCGCTTCTGGACATAGATGCGGGTGAGAGCGTTAGAATCGCTTTCATTGCGCCAAAGACCTTTAAGCGTATCGAAAAGCTCGGCTCCATGGGCCTGGTGCCGGGAAGCGTAATTAAGCTCGTGCAAAAGAGGCCGGCCTATGTCATAAAGCTTGCGGAAACAACGGTTGCGATAGAGGAGGACATAGCAGCCGATATTTTCGTGAAGCAGCTTAGATAA
- a CDS encoding Gfo/Idh/MocA family oxidoreductase: MKSHKDILVAIVGLGRVGSKFLASFGAKVGSIKIVAAAERDRSAPGVEVASKLGVKVVKDTKELAMLGEKIDIIFDLSGCADTRKVLRSELARSGNQHTAIATETMAFLIWELMGEKEKLPDAHNKKGY; this comes from the coding sequence ATGAAATCACATAAAGATATACTGGTTGCTATAGTGGGGCTTGGCAGGGTTGGGAGTAAGTTTCTTGCTTCCTTTGGGGCCAAGGTTGGTTCTATAAAGATAGTTGCTGCAGCCGAGAGAGACAGGTCGGCTCCCGGGGTGGAGGTAGCGAGTAAGCTTGGCGTAAAGGTGGTTAAGGATACAAAAGAGCTTGCGATGCTTGGCGAGAAAATAGACATCATATTCGACCTTAGCGGCTGCGCTGATACGAGAAAGGTCCTAAGAAGCGAACTCGCGAGATCCGGCAACCAGCACACCGCAATCGCAACCGAGACCATGGCATTCCTTATCTGGGAACTTATGGGAGAGAAGGAGAAGCTTCCTGACGCTCACAATAAAAAAGGGTATTAG
- a CDS encoding glycine/betaine/sarcosine/D-proline family reductase selenoprotein B → MPFFTRLMAVFYTRFRGLANRAAKGLSARPQLDIPWTLFIKPLKDSRIAIITTAGVHRSTDRPFDMSDADGDPTFRVINADTPVTSLKITHDYYDHRDADKDINVVFPIERLRELEKDGVIGGVAMRHFGLMGHIKGRFIKPLVETTASEIARMLKEDKVDAVVLTPG, encoded by the coding sequence ATGCCGTTTTTTACGAGACTGATGGCTGTTTTTTATACGCGTTTTAGGGGCCTTGCAAACAGGGCTGCCAAAGGCCTTTCGGCAAGGCCGCAATTAGACATACCGTGGACGCTTTTTATAAAACCGCTTAAAGATTCCCGTATTGCCATAATAACGACAGCAGGTGTTCATCGCTCTACTGACAGGCCTTTTGACATGTCTGATGCAGACGGCGATCCGACTTTTCGCGTGATAAACGCCGATACGCCCGTAACCTCTCTTAAAATTACGCACGACTATTACGACCACCGCGATGCGGATAAGGATATAAACGTAGTTTTTCCAATAGAGCGTCTTCGTGAGCTTGAAAAAGACGGTGTTATCGGCGGCGTTGCCATGCGTCACTTCGGCCTCATGGGCCACATCAAAGGACGTTTCATAAAGCCTCTTGTCGAGACCACTGCGTCTGAGATTGCGCGTATGCTTAAAGAAGATAAAGTCGATGCCGTAGTTTTAACCCCCGGGTGA
- a CDS encoding trypsin-like peptidase domain-containing protein, translating to MTFHGNRISVRMMVVLLCAAFIAALPLPSFAHNDEEANIRVYNEYAPSVVNITTTTVSYDFFLNIVPKSGSGSGIIIDTLGDIVTNYHVIENAKSLEVTLFDGSKYEAKLAGIDPDNDLAVLKIDAPKEKLKPVVYGDSTKVRVGQKVLAIGNPFGLEGTLTVGIVSSLGRTMRTENGRLMRGVIQTDAAINPGNSGGALLNAEGRLIGVNTAIFSPRGGNIGIGFAIPAGIVRKSVDEMIKRGYVIRAWLGINGQSIDTTFSKVLGLGGEEGVLIAEIYKAGPAEKAALKGGTGYRRLGNVFVAVGGDLIVALDGKKVKNNDELNELLDTYKPGAKVELTIMRGKKKLIVPVELGEAPRPK from the coding sequence GTGACGTTCCATGGAAATCGAATATCCGTACGCATGATGGTTGTTCTTCTGTGCGCGGCATTTATTGCGGCACTGCCGCTGCCTTCCTTTGCTCATAATGACGAGGAAGCGAATATACGCGTCTATAACGAATACGCGCCCTCGGTCGTGAACATTACGACAACCACCGTGTCCTACGACTTCTTTCTAAATATCGTTCCGAAGAGCGGCTCTGGCTCCGGCATAATCATCGACACGCTTGGAGATATCGTCACCAATTACCATGTCATAGAGAACGCAAAGAGCCTAGAGGTAACGCTCTTTGACGGCAGTAAGTACGAGGCAAAGCTTGCGGGCATAGATCCTGATAACGACCTTGCCGTGTTAAAGATAGACGCGCCAAAGGAAAAATTAAAGCCTGTAGTCTACGGCGATTCAACGAAGGTGAGGGTCGGGCAAAAGGTGCTCGCAATAGGCAATCCGTTCGGGCTCGAGGGCACGCTTACCGTCGGCATAGTGAGCTCGCTTGGAAGAACGATGCGCACGGAAAACGGCCGCTTGATGCGCGGCGTAATACAGACAGATGCTGCGATAAACCCCGGAAACTCTGGCGGGGCGCTGCTTAATGCAGAAGGCAGGCTCATAGGCGTAAATACCGCGATATTTTCCCCGCGCGGCGGCAACATCGGCATAGGGTTTGCCATACCCGCAGGCATTGTTAGAAAATCCGTTGACGAGATGATAAAGCGCGGTTACGTGATACGCGCGTGGCTTGGCATAAACGGCCAGAGTATAGATACTACGTTCTCAAAGGTCCTTGGGCTTGGCGGCGAGGAGGGCGTGCTCATAGCAGAGATATACAAGGCTGGCCCGGCCGAGAAGGCCGCTCTTAAAGGGGGAACCGGATACAGGAGGCTTGGTAACGTGTTCGTGGCAGTGGGAGGAGACCTTATCGTTGCCCTTGACGGTAAGAAGGTCAAGAATAACGACGAGCTAAACGAACTGCTAGACACTTACAAGCCGGGGGCAAAGGTGGAGCTTACCATCATGCGAGGGAAGAAAAAGCTTATTGTGCCAGTGGAGCTTGGCGAGGCGCCGAGGCCGAAGTGA
- the rsxC gene encoding electron transport complex subunit RsxC — protein MKAETFERGIHPAYNKELSLGSVVDLALPTRVIIPLHQHIGAPSTPVVKKGDDVTEGQLIGDGTSFVSAPVHASISGKVKDIVMHPYPAGGSALSIIIEGDGVTRKDWGSVAGALDLGSMTVEELRSKIRAAGIVGMGGAAFPTSVKLSPPPEKKIDTVVLNGCECEPFLTSDHRIMVDTPLKVVWGLKAIMRAVGASKGVIGVEDNKTDAIEALSKAAKEISSDITITALETKYPQGAEKMLIHAVLKRKVPLGKLPMDAGVVVNNVGTAAAIFDALKTGKPLIERIVTVSGNGINKPGNFRVRVGTPFEEVIEAAGGIKDGDEVVVINGGPMMGIAQRTLDAPVVKGTSGITILQAKTVKPLSYKPCIKCASCVEACPMGLMPYKLADMGRLEMAELFKEWSGTACIECGCCSFVCPSKRPLVEWIRVGKIKLREAERKKSA, from the coding sequence ATGAAAGCAGAAACCTTCGAGCGGGGTATACACCCTGCGTACAATAAGGAACTAAGCCTTGGTTCCGTGGTTGATTTAGCGTTGCCAACGCGCGTAATCATACCGCTGCATCAGCATATAGGAGCCCCGTCAACGCCGGTAGTTAAAAAAGGCGATGATGTGACCGAGGGGCAGCTTATAGGCGACGGCACGTCTTTCGTTTCCGCTCCTGTACACGCAAGCATTTCAGGTAAAGTCAAAGACATAGTAATGCATCCGTACCCGGCCGGCGGCTCTGCTTTGTCCATTATCATAGAAGGCGACGGCGTTACCCGTAAGGACTGGGGTTCGGTTGCCGGCGCGCTTGACCTCGGCTCCATGACAGTGGAAGAACTGCGCTCGAAAATACGCGCAGCCGGCATAGTCGGCATGGGAGGAGCGGCATTTCCGACGTCCGTTAAGCTTTCACCTCCGCCGGAAAAGAAAATCGACACTGTCGTGTTAAACGGCTGCGAGTGCGAGCCGTTTCTTACCTCCGACCATAGAATAATGGTGGATACGCCTCTTAAGGTCGTCTGGGGGCTAAAGGCCATCATGCGCGCAGTTGGCGCGTCAAAGGGCGTCATAGGCGTTGAGGATAACAAGACCGATGCTATCGAGGCGCTTTCAAAGGCAGCAAAAGAGATATCAAGCGATATAACCATAACCGCGCTCGAGACAAAGTATCCGCAGGGCGCTGAGAAGATGCTAATACATGCGGTGCTAAAGAGAAAGGTGCCGCTTGGAAAGCTGCCGATGGATGCGGGCGTTGTCGTAAATAACGTCGGCACCGCTGCAGCAATATTCGACGCTCTTAAAACAGGTAAGCCCCTTATCGAGAGAATAGTGACAGTTAGCGGTAACGGCATAAATAAGCCCGGCAACTTCCGCGTAAGGGTCGGCACGCCGTTTGAAGAGGTAATTGAAGCCGCAGGCGGAATAAAGGACGGCGACGAGGTGGTGGTTATAAACGGAGGGCCGATGATGGGCATTGCGCAAAGGACCCTTGATGCCCCTGTTGTGAAAGGTACCTCCGGCATAACGATACTTCAGGCAAAAACAGTTAAGCCGCTTTCCTATAAGCCGTGCATAAAGTGCGCCTCATGCGTCGAGGCATGCCCCATGGGGCTGATGCCATATAAGCTTGCGGATATGGGAAGGCTTGAGATGGCAGAGCTTTTCAAGGAATGGAGCGGCACTGCCTGTATCGAGTGCGGGTGCTGCTCGTTCGTTTGCCCCTCCAAGAGGCCGCTTGTTGAGTGGATACGGGTCGGTAAAATAAAGCTTAGGGAAGCAGAGCGCAAAAAGAGCGCTTAA
- a CDS encoding RnfABCDGE type electron transport complex subunit D, whose product MEETVNKTAAAAPQAAEEKKTRAFVVSSSPHVFDQTNVYRIMHAVILALIPACGVSVYVFGPRALLIIVVSLVSAVVTEIVCQRFLKKPVTVADGSAAITGILIALTLPPSFPIFGVILGNVFAIAIGKQIFGGLGLNIFNPALLGRAFLQATYPVLITTWTDPFNYGSTAVDAIAGATPLALKKFEGAMAAHSDMLLGNVAGSLGETSVIAILVGGLILRYLGHINWKLPLGFLGSIAFTSGVFWLIDPTKYADPLYHLCAGGAMLGAWFMVTDMVTSPTTPKGQWIFAITAGAITVIIRLFGGLPEGVMYSILLMNAVTPLINRWTRPKVFGELEARSKA is encoded by the coding sequence ATGGAAGAAACTGTAAATAAGACAGCGGCCGCTGCGCCTCAGGCAGCCGAGGAAAAGAAGACGAGGGCGTTTGTTGTATCGTCGTCGCCGCACGTCTTTGACCAAACGAATGTTTACCGCATCATGCATGCCGTTATTCTCGCGCTTATTCCTGCATGCGGTGTGAGCGTGTATGTATTTGGCCCAAGGGCGCTCCTTATAATAGTTGTAAGCCTTGTTTCTGCCGTAGTAACGGAGATAGTGTGCCAGAGGTTTTTAAAGAAACCTGTCACCGTAGCCGACGGAAGCGCGGCCATAACCGGCATACTCATAGCTCTTACGCTTCCGCCAAGCTTCCCGATATTTGGCGTAATACTTGGTAATGTCTTTGCCATAGCAATCGGCAAACAGATATTTGGCGGCCTCGGGCTAAACATCTTTAACCCCGCGCTTCTTGGCAGAGCGTTTTTGCAGGCCACTTACCCGGTGCTGATTACCACGTGGACAGACCCGTTCAACTACGGCTCAACGGCAGTCGATGCGATAGCAGGGGCTACACCTCTTGCGCTTAAAAAGTTCGAGGGCGCGATGGCAGCGCATTCGGATATGCTGCTTGGCAATGTCGCAGGCTCTCTTGGCGAGACCTCTGTGATAGCCATACTTGTCGGCGGTCTTATTCTTCGTTATCTCGGGCATATAAACTGGAAGCTGCCGCTAGGTTTTCTCGGAAGCATTGCCTTTACAAGCGGCGTATTCTGGCTCATAGACCCCACGAAGTACGCGGACCCGCTCTATCATTTATGCGCAGGTGGCGCGATGCTTGGCGCGTGGTTCATGGTTACGGACATGGTAACTTCTCCGACAACACCGAAAGGGCAGTGGATATTTGCAATAACAGCAGGCGCAATAACCGTCATCATAAGGCTCTTTGGAGGGTTACCCGAGGGCGTTATGTACTCGATACTTCTTATGAACGCGGTAACGCCGCTAATCAACAGGTGGACGAGGCCCAAGGTGTTTGGAGAGCTTGAGGCAAGGAGCAAGGCGTGA
- a CDS encoding RnfABCDGE type electron transport complex subunit G: MNLSARMIITLTVTALVVGGILTVFYKSVEPRIEHNRLEEEKKAIFAVLDGASAYDTISKDIALASGKKRTVRIFKGKDANGNIVGYAFVANGPGFAGIISMMVGLNVDKESLAGMKVLDQVETPGLGNKIVENKFTDQFKGLKIKPKIGYVKLKKPEQPTDIQAITGATISSVAVINAINNEVNVVLGILAEEGDGAAAVKAPEGK, translated from the coding sequence GTGAACCTTTCGGCAAGGATGATAATAACGCTTACGGTCACCGCGCTCGTGGTAGGCGGCATACTGACCGTATTTTATAAGAGCGTTGAGCCGAGAATCGAGCACAACAGGCTCGAAGAGGAGAAGAAGGCCATATTCGCGGTGCTAGATGGCGCGAGCGCGTACGATACCATATCGAAGGATATAGCGCTTGCAAGCGGCAAGAAACGCACGGTGCGCATATTCAAAGGCAAGGATGCGAATGGCAATATAGTTGGCTATGCATTCGTTGCGAACGGCCCTGGGTTTGCCGGCATCATATCGATGATGGTCGGGTTGAACGTTGATAAGGAAAGCCTTGCGGGAATGAAGGTCTTAGACCAGGTCGAGACACCGGGGCTTGGCAATAAGATAGTGGAAAATAAATTTACCGACCAGTTCAAGGGCCTTAAGATAAAGCCCAAGATAGGGTACGTTAAACTCAAGAAGCCCGAGCAGCCAACGGATATACAGGCTATAACAGGGGCAACGATATCGAGTGTGGCAGTGATAAACGCCATCAACAACGAGGTAAACGTGGTGCTTGGTATCCTTGCCGAAGAGGGCGATGGCGCAGCTGCAGTAAAGGCACCGGAGGGTAAGTAA
- a CDS encoding electron transport complex subunit E produces MSLSKIFKTGLWNNNAVIKLLLGMCPTLAVTNSAINGLAMGLASTFVVLCSSSFVSVIRRIVPGGVRIPTYIVIIAGFVTLADFFLRAFFPAISKALGPYVPLIVVNCMIMGRAEAFASKNPILPSFVDAAGMGIGFTWVLVVLGSVREVLGNGSIFNFVFAPESVYTPWIIMILPAGAFISLGLMIGLINYFSMRKARAAQ; encoded by the coding sequence ATGTCGCTTTCAAAGATATTTAAAACAGGGCTTTGGAATAATAATGCGGTCATAAAGCTGCTCCTTGGCATGTGCCCGACACTTGCGGTCACCAATTCCGCAATCAACGGCCTTGCCATGGGGCTTGCATCGACATTCGTTGTTCTGTGCTCGAGTTCGTTTGTTTCCGTGATAAGGCGCATAGTCCCCGGTGGCGTTAGGATACCGACTTATATCGTTATTATCGCCGGGTTCGTTACCTTGGCCGATTTCTTTCTCAGGGCGTTTTTCCCTGCCATAAGCAAGGCCCTTGGTCCGTATGTGCCGCTAATCGTCGTGAACTGCATGATAATGGGCAGGGCAGAGGCCTTTGCCTCGAAGAATCCTATACTGCCGTCTTTTGTGGACGCAGCAGGCATGGGAATAGGTTTTACCTGGGTGCTTGTCGTACTAGGCTCTGTAAGAGAGGTGCTAGGTAACGGCAGCATATTTAACTTTGTTTTCGCTCCCGAAAGCGTCTACACGCCGTGGATTATCATGATACTTCCGGCAGGCGCCTTCATAAGCCTCGGGCTTATGATAGGGCTGATAAATTACTTTAGCATGAGAAAGGCGAGGGCTGCACAATGA